One segment of Apus apus isolate bApuApu2 chromosome 1, bApuApu2.pri.cur, whole genome shotgun sequence DNA contains the following:
- the AGK gene encoding acylglycerol kinase, mitochondrial isoform X3, whose product MPRSPDFWRPADPFQCSTEESNGVPQPSSLQRARNLFEKNAAPILHLSGLDVTVVKTDYEGQAKKLLELMENTDLIIIAGGDGTVQEVITGLLRRADEAVFSKIPIGFIPLGTTCSLSHTLYPESTNQVQHITNATLAILKGETVPLDVLHIKGEKEQPVFAVTGLRWGSYRDAGVKVSKYWYLGPLKNKAAHFFSTFKEWPQKREAALMYLGPTERPPEEPEEKQSRPPLYVRLYRRLRLYWSSRPKEIPQEVTLEDWEELKLSTIELSIATRNRELDVMRTEDFMDICIEADTVSKGQFVRRGSQKMHDPHMCPEESQCIQASRCILQLPEGTEGSFSIDNEEYEAMPVEVKLLPRKLRFFCDPKMREQMLRAAVQ is encoded by the exons ACTTTTGGCGACCAGCTGATCCCTTCCAGTGTTCCACTGAAGAAAGCAACGGTGTTCCTCAACCCAGCAGCTTGCAAAGG GCCAGGAACCTTTTTGAAAAGAATGCTGCTCCAATTTTACACTTATCTGGCTTGGATGTAACTGTGGTTAAG ACTGATTATGAGGGACAAGCGAAAAAGCTGCTGGAATTGATGGAAAACACAGATCTGATCATTATTGCAGGAGGAGATGGCACAGTACAAGAG gTCATAACTGGACTCCTCCGCAGAGCAGATGAG GCTGTCTTCAGTAAGATTCCTATAGGATTCATTCCTCTTGGGACGACCTGCAGTCTGAGTCACACACTCTACCCTGAGAGCACAAACCAAGTCCA GCATATTACTAATGCCACGCTGGCCATTCTGAAGGGAGAAACAGTTCCACTTGATGTCTTGCACATCAAG ggagaaaaggagCAGCCTGTATTTGCAGTGACTGGTTTAAGATGGGGATCTTACAGAGATGCAGGAGTTAAAGTTAGCAA gtacTGGTACCTTGGACcgctgaaaaacaaagcagctcaCTTTTTCAGTACATTTAAG GAATGGCCTCAGAAACGTGAAGCTGCTCTCATGTATCTGGGTCCAACCGAGAGACCTCCAGAGGAGCCGGAGGAGAAACAGTCCAGACCTCCTTTGTATGTGAGGCTTTACAGACGACTTCGGTTATACTGGTCATCTCGCCCAAAAg AAATCCCCCAGGAGGTAACCTTGGAGGACTGGGAAGAACTGAAGCTCTCCACCATTGAGCTTTCCATTGCAACTCGGAACAGGGAGCTTGACGTCATG CGCACTGAAGACTTCATGGATATTTGCATTGAAGCAGATACTGTCAGCAAAGGACAGTTTGTAAGAAGAGG GAGTCAAAAGATGCATGATCCACATATGTGCCCTGAAGAGAGTCAGTGCATCCAAGCCAGCAGGTGCATCTTGCAACTTCCAGAG GGCACTGAGGGATCCTTTAGCATCGATAACGAGGAGTATGAGGCCATGCCTGTGGAGGTGAAGCTTCTACCCCGGAAACTCCGGTTCTTCTGTGATCCCAAAATGAGAGAGCAGATGCTCCGGGCAGCAGTACAATGA